The segment GGGACATACCCATTGCGCCGAGCCCGATCGCGGAGACCTCGAGGCCCTGGCCAAGTGTTCTGATGTGCATGATCAGTCCTTCGTAGTAGTCGTAATGTCATCGAGGACGTGGCGCGACAGCGACGCGGTCACAGTGGCGGCGAGGCTCGCCAACAGCTGGAGCCGCTGCTCGCTCGGCGAACCGGACTCAGCGGTGTAAATGAGGAACGAAAGCCCCGGTTCGGCAGTCAGCTCCAAACCCTCATACGTCAGGGTGAGGTCGCCGACCTCGTGATGGTGAAAATCCTTCGTACCCGAGCCATGGCGGCGGACGTTGTGCGCCCCCCACCGCGCACGGAACGCATCGCTGCAGGTGGAGAGTTCACCGACAAGGTCATGCAACTGCTTGTCACGAGGATCATGACCCGCTTCGGTGCGCAAGATCGCCACGGTGACGACTGCGGCCCCCTCCCAGTCCGGGTAGAAGGACTTGGCGCGCTCGTCAAGGAAGCAATACCGGGCGAGGTTCCCCTGCCCGGGCCCGTCGAAGACTTCATCGTAGAACGCGCGGCCCAGGGCATTGGTCGCCAGGATGTCCATCCGCCCGTTGCGTACGAATGCCGGGCCGTTCACGATGACGTCCAGCGCACGGGTCAGGCTATCCCGGGCCACCCACGTCTTCGGCTTGCGCCGGCGCAAGGGCTGCGCGCCCCTGTTTGCCGCTCGCGCGAGATCAAAAAGGTGCTCGCGCTCGGCATCGTCCAGCTGCAGAGCTCGCGCAACCGACTCCAGCACAGAGTCTGACACTCCTAGGAGGTTCCCCCGCTCGATCTTGGCGTAATACTCCGGGCTCACGTCCGCGAGCATCGCGACCTCGCCCCGCCTCAAGCCCGCCACGCGACGGTGCCCCGAGACCGCCAGTCCGGCCTGCTCGGGGCTGAGATTCGCCCGACGGGACATGAGGAACTCCCGTGCTTCGTCTCTGGTATCCATGCAGACAACGTTATTTCGGCGTCCGCTTCGGAGGGAGTCCCCACTGGTACACCCTTCACTGGAGACTCCCTCCCCTGCCGCCTTTGCGATGGACTGGACTCGTCCAATCAACGACGAAGGAGTAAGACCATGAGCACCAAAGAGCAGAACACCGGCTGGAGCGGTGGGAAGAACGCCTTCGGCGACTTCGCGCCCGGAATGGTCCACTACACCGACAAAGTCCTCTTCGACGAGGTCTGGGAACGCACGGACCTGAACAAGCGCGACCGCAGCCTGATCACCGTCGCGGCGCTGACCGCCCTGGGCAAGATGGACCACCTGAAATTCCACCTCGGCTTCGCCCGCCAGAACGGAGTCACCGCGGACGAGCTGAAGGAGGCCCTCCTGCACCTGGCGTTCTACTCCGGTTGGCCCAGCGGCATGGGCGCGATGAGCGTTTTGGAGGGCATCATCGAGGAAGAGAACTGAGCATTTACAGCTGTTTGGTACGACCAAGCTGACCCGTTGGGTGGCGGTCTGGATCGAGACACTTGACGGCGTGATCTGGGCACCAGGGGATTCGCGGCTGATCCGCGAACACCACCTGACCATGCCGCCACCCTACGCGCTGTTGTTCGACTTCTCGGACAGCGAGTGCCACTTCACCTTTGACGGCGCGGTCGAGATGGCCAATGGTTACCCCGACGCAAATCTGCTCCTGCACCATTGGGGCAGTGTCGACTCCCCCGATTTCCCCCCGTTCAACGCGGACCCAGACACACTCCGGGACGCAGTGGTCAAGCCCAAGCGTATCCGTATGCTCGCACCGGGCGAGCCCTTCCGGCTGGGCGGCGCGTCCGCGTAGGCGCGACTCGACCAGCGGTTGACGAAACGAGGTGGGCGGCCGTGACGGTCGCCGCTGCCCTTTCTGGGCTCGTGAGCGGATTCGGGACCCAAGCTTCATGCCAACGATCGCCGGCCTGGTTGAAGCCCAGCAAAACCGGCAACCACTGCCCAGCCCATGGAGCGGTAGTTCGCGCAAGGCGAAGTCTCAGAGCCGGCAGCCGGACCACAGTCTTTACAACATCTGTACAACGTTGCAATGTAGAGTTCATGAAGCCGCTGGTTACTCAACAGTGGGAAGAAGGAGCCGAAGGGCAAGGCTTGCCCGGATGTCTGCATGGGCCGACCATGTGCTTCAAGCCTAGGAGGTTGTAGTGGCCACGATGCGCGATGTCGCGGCCTTGGCGGGGGTTTCCGTCAAGACCGTTTCCAACGTTGTCAACGGTTTCGAGTTCGTGAAAGCGCACACCCGCGAGCGGGTGAACGCCGCCATTGCCGAGCTCGGCTTCCAGCCGAACCTTGTGGCCCGGAACCTTCGGACCGGAAGGACGGGTGTGATCGGCCTCGCCGTGCCCGAGCTGAAGTTCAGCTACTTCGCCGAGCTCGCAGACGCCGTCCTCAGGGCAGCCCGACAACGCGACTACGTGGTCCTCATCGAGCAGACAGGCGGGGAGCGGTCGGCTGAGATTGAGCTGCTTCACGGCTCCCGGACCTCCATGATGGACGGGCTGCTGTTCTCTCCTCTGGGACTGGACGACGATGACGCACTGCAGCTCAAGGTGGAGTATCCGCTCGTCCTGCTCGGGGAGCGGATCTTCAACGGCCCGACCGACCACGTGACCATGCAGAACGTCGAAGGCGCGGCGATGGCCGTGCGGCATCTCCTGGCCTCCGGGCGGAAGCGGATCGCGGTTCTTGGCGCCCACGAGGGCGAAAGAGTCGGCTCAGGACCCCTACGCCTGGACGGATACCGGGCGGCACTGGAGCAGGCAGGCATCACCTTCGACCCAAGCCTGGTCGTCCACCGGCAAGGCTGGCACCGGACCGACGGCGCCGAGGCCATGCAGGAGCTCATCCGGCGCGAGGTGCCGTTCGATGCCGTCTTCGCTTTCAACGACGAACTGGCCCTGGGCGCCCTCCGCACGCTGTTCCACTCGGGAATCAACGTCCCGCAGGACGTGGCGGTCGTCGGCTTCGACAACGTCACCGAGGCGCAGTTCGCCATGCCCAGCCTCACAACCATCGACCCCAACAGGGCCACGATCGCTGAGACGGCCGTCGACGCGCTCCTTGAGAGGATCGCCGGGCGCGGCAAGGAGGACGGTCCCGGACCGCGCACCTTCGAGGTCCCGGCGACGCTCGTCGCACGTGAGTCCGCGCCAGTCGGGATCCGCAGCACAGTCGCCTGATTTTGACCGTTGACGGGGTGTGACGCAGGCCTCTATACTCGCTATTACAACGTTGCATTTACATCGTTGTAAAGATTCAGCCGATCGGTGTCCTGCCCGATCGACCCCAGAGAGGCATTCAATGAAGAAACTGCTTGCGACGCTCGCGGTGTCCGCCGTGGGCACGGCCCTGGCTTTGACGGGCTGCTCCAACTCCACCAACTCCACTGCTGCAGCCGACGCGTCCGGCCCCGTGACGCTCACTTTCTGGCACGGCTACACCGAGGCGGACGGCAAGGTCCTGGACCAGATCGTCGACGACTTCAACAAGTCCCAGAACAAGATCACGATCAAGACCACGACGAAACCGTGGGCGGTGATCGGCGACACCCTGCTCACATCCCTCTCTGCGAAGAACGGGCCAGACATCGTGGCGCTTCCCGCCGAGAACCTCCCGGTCTATGCGTCCAAAGGAGCACTGCAGAAGCTTGATGACTTCTACTCGTCCTCGACGCAGAGCGCGTCGCTGAACCCGCGGGCGGTCGAGATGGAGAAGATCGGCGGCACCTACTACGGCGTGCCCACCGGTTTCGTGCCACTGTCCGTCATCTACAACAAGGCCCTGTTCCAGAAGGCCGGAATCTCGACATTCCCGACCACGTGGGACGAGTGGGTCGCTGACGCCAAGAAGCTGACCGTCGGCTCGGATGCCGGCACCCCCGTACAGTACGGGCTCGCGCTTCCGGACCATGCGACCGTGGGCAACGGGGTCTGGGCCAGTCTCTTCTACGGCAACGGCGGCGCGATCGTCGATGGGGACAACTCCGTGCTCGACTCCCAGGCCAACCAAGAGACCCTCGCCTACTGGTCCAAGGCCGTGCATGACTCCAAGATCTCCCCGACAGGCCTGGACGGGATCGCCTCGGACAAGCTCTTCTCCTCCGGCAAGGCCGCGATGGAGATCGGCGGGCCCTGGATGGCAAGCGTGGCGAAAGACAACAACATCGACTACGGCATCGCGGCGATCCCGGCAGGGCCGAAGGGCCAGGCGGCATCAGCCATCGGGATCTCGGCTGCTGTGACCTCCCAGGCGGATGCGGCGAAGAAGGCCGCGGCCGGGAAGTTCTTCGACTACCTCTTCACGAAGGACAATGCAGCCAAGTGGTCACTCGGCTCCGGCTGGCCTCCCCTGCGGACTGACATCCCCGCATCGGCGGTGTCCTCGAACGCCGTCGTGTCCGCCCTCTCAGGCATCGTCAGCACCGCTCGTCCCCTCCTCCCCGGCGTCGCCGACAGCAGCGATGTGCTGACCGCGGTGGACGAAGCGACTCAGAAGTCCCTCAGCGGCGGGGATCCTGCCGCGCTGCTGAAGAGCGCCTCCCAATCTGTCCAGCAGGCCCTCGGCAAGTGATCCTGAGGTGGCCGCCGCCCCGCGCGACGGCGGCCACCTCTCACAGAAAGAACCCCCAATGACCTCTCCCACCCGAGTGCGCACGCCCTACCGGGCTCCGGCTCCCCTCGGCGGACGCCCCTCGAACCGGCGGGCCCTGCCTGCCAGGGCGTTGCTGTTCATGCTCCCGGCCCTGGTCGTCCTCCTCGCCTTCGTATTCTGGCCCATGGCCTCCGCACTGCGGCTCTCGTTCACCAACGCCTCCGGGTTCGGGATCGAGGAATGGGTCGGCTTCGACAACTACGCAAAGATCTTCACCGACCACCGCATCCTGGCCACGCTCGGCAACACCGCGCTGTACACGTCGATGTTCACCCCGACCGCCCTGATCGTGGCGCTGGCCCTCGCGCTCCTGCTGAACAACCGGCTCCTGGTCGCGCGCGGGTTCTTCCGCACGGCCCTCTTCCTGCCCTTCATCATCTCCCTGGCCGTGGCTGCCTTCGCCTGGACGTACCTGCTCGACCCCCAGGTCGGCCTCCTGACCTACTGGCTGCGAACGGTCGGCGTCCAGATCGGCAACGTCCTGCAGGACCCCATACTCGCCATGCCAACGGTCGTGGCCGTGGCCATCTGGAAGAACTTCGGCTTCTACATGGTGGTCTTCATCGCCGGGCTCCAGGAGATCCCGGAGTCCCTGTACGAGGCGGCGAAGATCGACGGCGCGGGCCCCTGGCGGCGGTTCACCAATGTCACGCTCCCCCAGCTGGGCAACACGCTCGCGTTCGTCGTGGTCTTCGCGATGATCGCTGCACTGCAGGCCTTCGACCAGATCTACGTGATGACCGGCGGCGGCCCCTACCGGAGCACGCAATCAGTCGTGATGGAGCTCTACCAGGACGGCTTCAAGAAACTCGACCTCGGCTTGGCCTCCGCACTGTCCTACGTGCTGCTCGCTGCCACCCTGCTCCTGAGCCTCATCCAGTTCCGCTTCTTCGGACGCCGCGAGAAGGACACCCTCTGATGACCGTCACCATGACCACGGACCCGGCCGGACGCCGCCGCCCCGGCCGCACCGCGCGCCGGTGGCTGCTCGCCGCGGCCGTGCTGGCGCTGACAGCGATGGTGCTGCTGCCCGTTGCCATCATCGTCTTCACCGCATTCAAGCCCACAGCAGAGATCAACGCCTTCCCGCCGACCCTCGTGCCTGCAAGCTGGACGCTGGAGAACTTCACCCGCATCTTCACCGACCTGCCGTTCGCACGACTGTTCCTCAACAGCTTCCTGTTCGCCGGCGGAGTGACCCTGTTCGCCCTGACCTTCGACTCTCTTGCCGCGTACGCCCTGGCCCGGCTCGACTTCCGCGGCAACCGGCTCTTGCTGATCGCCATCGTGGCCAGTCTCATGATCCCGTTCCAGGCCACCCTCATCCCGGTCTACCAGCTCGTGGCACAGCTGGGCTGGGTGAACACCTTCGCCGGACTGATCATCCCGCGCGCCGCGGACGCCTTCGGCATCTTTTTCCTGCGCCAGTTCTTCGTCTCGTTGCCCCGGGATCTGGACAACGCGGCACGCATCGACGGCGCGGGCGAGTTCCGCGTCTTCCGCAGCATCATCCTGCCCAACGCGGTGCCGGCGCTGCTGACCCTGGCAATATTCACCTTCGTCAACAACTGGAACGACCTTCTCTGGCCCCTGGTGTTCACCACGACCCCGGACATGGGCACCATCACCTCCGGCCTGACTCTGCTGACAGGTCCGAGCGGTATCATCCCGTACGGCACCATGATGGCCGGTTGCCTCATCGCCGTCCTGCCGCTGGCGGTCATGTTCCTGATCATGCAGCGCCGCTTCATCGAATCGGTCGCGACGACGGGGCTCAAATGACGGCCGCGCCGCGCTGGTTCGAAGACGGACGCCTCCACTTCGCCTTGGGAATCGAAGACACCTTCGTACCGCAGTCACGGGACGGAGAGCGGGCGATCGACGAGTATGAACTGACCGAGCACTACGAGCAGTACGCCGACGACTTCGCCCTCGCCGCCGGATCCGGCGCAGAGCTCCTGCGCTGGGGCGTGCCCTGGTACCGCATCGCCCCGGAGCGGGGGCGGTGGGACTGGTCCTGGACCGACCGCGCCGTCAACGCTCTCCTTGACGCGGGCCTGACGCCCATTATCGATCTGCTCCACTACGGCACGCCCCTGTGGCTTGAGGGCGAATTCGCCAACCGGGACTACCCCCACCACGCCGCCGAGTTCGCCGAGCGCTTCGCCGCCCGGTACGGGGACCGCGTCACCGACTACACACCGGTCAACGAACCTGTGATCCATGCCCTCTTCTCCGGCGAGTACGGCTACTGGCCGCCCTACCTCCACGGCCCGGCGGGCTTCGCGACAATAGCAGCCAACCTCGCCCGCGGGTTCGTGCGCACGCAGCAGGCCATCGCGGCCTCCATCGGAGCACGGGCAGCCTTCGTCCACGTGGACGCGGCCATGGGCTTCGTCGGCGACGAGACCGCCCCCGAGCACCTGGAAGAGGCATCACGGCTCCGCCACCAAGTGCACCTGGTCGAGGACCTGGTCACCGGCAGGGTGGATGACCGGCACCCGCTCCGGCGGCACCTGACGGCCGCCGTCGACGACGACGAGCTCTCCTGGTTCCACGAGAACGCAGTCCAGCCGGACGTGATGGGGGTCAACTACTACCCGCGCCATTCCACCGAACTGTTCGAACCCGGGGTCCGCCATGCCGGCGGGTTCACCGACCCCCGCCCCGCCGTCGACCGCGGCACCGAAGGCCTCCGGGACGCGGTCGACCTCTACGCCGGCCGCTACGGGGCACCGGTGATGATCACCGAAACGTGCGTCACCGGATCCGTGACCGAGCGGATCCGCTGGCTGGACGAGTCGGTGGCTCTCGCCGAGCGGATCCGCGCCGAGGGAACCCGGCTGGTCGGCTACACCTGGTGGCCCCTCTTTGACATGTACGAGTGGACCTGGCGGCACAGCGGCAGGCCTCGCGCAGACCACCTCCTCACCATGGGCCTGTACGACCTGGCCGAGAGCCCCGAAGGTCTCCTGCGTCTGCCGAACCCGGTCGCCGCCCGCTACCGACACCACGCCTCCCTGCACCGAACAACGAACCACTGACGGAAGACCCATGCACACAGCACACCTCACCATCCGGCCACAGGCCGTCATCGGCACCATCAACCCGCGGATTTACGGCTCCTTCATCGAACACCTCGGACGGGCCGTGTACGACGGCATCTACGAGCCGGGCCACCCGCTTGCCGACGCAGCAGGCTTCCGCACCGATGTCATCGAGCTCGTCAAAGAGCTCGGCGTCTCCGCCATCCGCTACCCCGGAGGGAACTTCGTCTCCGGGTTCAAATGGGAGGACAGCGTCGGAGCAGTTGAGGAGCGCCCGTCCCGGCTCGACCTGGCATGGCACTCCACCGAAACCAACCAGATCGGCCTGCACGAGTTCCAGGACTGGCTGGACCGCGTCGGCAGCGAACTGATGCTCGCGGTCAACCTCGGAACCCGCGGGACCGCCGAAGCACTCGAACTCCTCGAGTACACCAACCTCCACGCCGGCACCGCCCTGGCCGAGCAGCGCATCGCCAACGGCCGCACCAAGCCCCTCGACGTGCGCATCTGGTGCCTCGGCAACGAGATGGACGGACCCTGGCAACTCGGGCACCGCCCGGCCGAAGACTACGGAAAGCTCGCAGCCCAGACCGCCCGGGCCATGAAGCAGTTCGACCCGGAGCTCGAGCTCGTCGTCTGCGGCTCCTCAAGCTCGACCATGCCGACCTTCGCCGAGTGGGAGCGCGTGGTGCTCTCCCACTCCTACGACGCGGTCGACTACATCTCCTGCCACGCCTATTACGAGAACACCGGCGACCTCGGCTCGTTCCTCGCCTCCGGCGTCGACATGGACCGGTTCATCCGCAGCGTCCTCGCCACGGCAGACCAGGTCAAGGCCGTCCGCGGCAGCAGCAAGACGATCGACATCTCCTTCGACGAGTGGAACATCTGGTACAACACACGGTTCGAGAACATCGACAAGATCCAGGGCGTGCGCAACTGGCCCAAGGCCCCACGTCTCCTCGAGGACGTCTACACGGTCGCTGACGCAGTCGTGTTCGGCAGCCTCCTGATCACCCTGCTCAAGCACGCCGACCGCGTCACCAGCGCCTCCCTCGCGCAGCTGGTGAACGTGATCGCCCCGATCATGACCGAACCCGGCGGGCCCTCCTGGCGGCAGACCACCTTCTTCCCCTTCGCAGCGACCTCGGCCCACGCCCGCGGCACCGCGCTCGACGTCACTACGGTCACCGACACATACGAAACAGGCCGCTTCGGCGACGTCCCGATCCTGGACGCCGTCGCCGCCCACGACGAGGCCACCGGACACTACGCCGTCTACGCGGTGAACCGCTCCATGGACGGCCCGACAGAAATAGTGGTGGACCTCTCGGCGCTGCCCGAGGGAGCGGAGGGACTCACCCCATCCGCACGGGTGCTCAACGACCCCGACCTCGACGCGGCCAACACCCTCCAAGACCCGGAGCGGGTCACCCTCCGGAACCTCCCCGTCGTCCGCCACGGCGCCACCCTGCGCATCACCCTCCCCGCGGTCTCCTGGGCGGAGATCCTGCTGGAACGCTGACGCAGTCAACCAGCCGATGTCGCGACGGCCCGCGGCCACCGCCCGCGGGCAACCACCCACAGAGGAGATAAATATGGATCCATCCGTCACCACCGCTTCGCGCCCGCCGTCAAAACCCACACGCCTTCGGTTCCGCGCCACAGTCGCGATAGCCGCCACCACGCTCGGCCTGATCGCCTCCCCCATGACGGCGCTCCCCGCGCACGCCGTCACCACAGGCAACGGCTCCCTCGTCTACTCGCCCGCCGCCGGGACCTCCTTCAACCCGGAAGGAGGCAGACCGGCCGGCACCACCTATGCCAAAAACGTCGTCCTGAAGCACAGCGGCAGCGCCAACGGCACCCAGCTCGTGACCTTCGACCAGCTCGTCCTGAACAACAGCAACCAGCAGGTCTACCCCATCTACCGCAGCACCGATAACGGGACCTCCTGGTCGCACATCACAGACGTGGTGCCCAACAACAACTTCCCCCTGCTCAACCGCACCGCGCAGCCGTTCCTGTTCGAAGTCCCCCAGCAGACCGGGAACCTCCCCGCAGGCACACTCCTTCTCGCCGGCATGATCATGCCCCAGGACCGCTCCAGCACACAGCTGGTCGTGTACAAGAGCTCCGACCAAGGAAGCACCTGGTCCTACCTGAGCACCATCGACACCGGCGGCCCCGCGGTCTACGACCCCAGCCCCACCTCGACCACCACGGCCGTCTGGGAGCCTTCGCTCGCCGTCGACGGACAGGGCGGCCTGGTCGCCTACTTCTCCGACGAACGGCAGAAGGCCAGCGGGGTGCTTCAGGCCGTCGCCTACCACCGCTCTACCGACGGCGGGGCGACATGGGGCCCCGAAGCCAATGTCTCCGCACCCCCGAACCAGTCGGACCGCCCCGGGATGATCACAGTCACCAAACTCCCGGACGGCCGCTACCTCGCCACCTTCGAAGTGGTGAACCGGCCCTCCCAGACCCAGAACACCGCCCCCGTCTACTACAAAACCTCCTCCGACGGCCTCAACTGGTCCCCGACGACGAGCATCGGAACCCAGATCGCCCTGGCCAACGGCCGCGGCGTCGGCTCCTCCCCCAACGTCAAATGGGTCCCGACGGGAGGCCCGAAAGGCATGGTAGTGGTCGCCGCCAAGTGGGCCCTGAACGCGACGGGCGCAACGGACGGCGGACAGGACTTCTACGTCAACTACAACCTCGGCGACGGGCCGTGGGAACGCCTTCCCATGGCAGTGACCTACGACAGCACCGACAGCGAGGGAGGCACCTTCAGCGGCTTCGCCCAGAGCATCGACTACTCGGTGGACGGACGCACTCTCTACCAGGCGACCAACGTCGAGAACCTGACGACAACGTACAACGACATCAGGGTCGGCTCCATCCCCCTGGACGCTCAGCAGTACGAGGCAGAGAAGGCTGCA is part of the Arthrobacter ramosus genome and harbors:
- a CDS encoding LacI family DNA-binding transcriptional regulator — its product is MRDVAALAGVSVKTVSNVVNGFEFVKAHTRERVNAAIAELGFQPNLVARNLRTGRTGVIGLAVPELKFSYFAELADAVLRAARQRDYVVLIEQTGGERSAEIELLHGSRTSMMDGLLFSPLGLDDDDALQLKVEYPLVLLGERIFNGPTDHVTMQNVEGAAMAVRHLLASGRKRIAVLGAHEGERVGSGPLRLDGYRAALEQAGITFDPSLVVHRQGWHRTDGAEAMQELIRREVPFDAVFAFNDELALGALRTLFHSGINVPQDVAVVGFDNVTEAQFAMPSLTTIDPNRATIAETAVDALLERIAGRGKEDGPGPRTFEVPATLVARESAPVGIRSTVA
- a CDS encoding alpha-N-arabinofuranosidase, producing the protein MHTAHLTIRPQAVIGTINPRIYGSFIEHLGRAVYDGIYEPGHPLADAAGFRTDVIELVKELGVSAIRYPGGNFVSGFKWEDSVGAVEERPSRLDLAWHSTETNQIGLHEFQDWLDRVGSELMLAVNLGTRGTAEALELLEYTNLHAGTALAEQRIANGRTKPLDVRIWCLGNEMDGPWQLGHRPAEDYGKLAAQTARAMKQFDPELELVVCGSSSSTMPTFAEWERVVLSHSYDAVDYISCHAYYENTGDLGSFLASGVDMDRFIRSVLATADQVKAVRGSSKTIDISFDEWNIWYNTRFENIDKIQGVRNWPKAPRLLEDVYTVADAVVFGSLLITLLKHADRVTSASLAQLVNVIAPIMTEPGGPSWRQTTFFPFAATSAHARGTALDVTTVTDTYETGRFGDVPILDAVAAHDEATGHYAVYAVNRSMDGPTEIVVDLSALPEGAEGLTPSARVLNDPDLDAANTLQDPERVTLRNLPVVRHGATLRITLPAVSWAEILLER
- a CDS encoding ABC transporter substrate-binding protein, with the translated sequence MKKLLATLAVSAVGTALALTGCSNSTNSTAAADASGPVTLTFWHGYTEADGKVLDQIVDDFNKSQNKITIKTTTKPWAVIGDTLLTSLSAKNGPDIVALPAENLPVYASKGALQKLDDFYSSSTQSASLNPRAVEMEKIGGTYYGVPTGFVPLSVIYNKALFQKAGISTFPTTWDEWVADAKKLTVGSDAGTPVQYGLALPDHATVGNGVWASLFYGNGGAIVDGDNSVLDSQANQETLAYWSKAVHDSKISPTGLDGIASDKLFSSGKAAMEIGGPWMASVAKDNNIDYGIAAIPAGPKGQAASAIGISAAVTSQADAAKKAAAGKFFDYLFTKDNAAKWSLGSGWPPLRTDIPASAVSSNAVVSALSGIVSTARPLLPGVADSSDVLTAVDEATQKSLSGGDPAALLKSASQSVQQALGK
- a CDS encoding RICIN domain-containing protein; its protein translation is MDPSVTTASRPPSKPTRLRFRATVAIAATTLGLIASPMTALPAHAVTTGNGSLVYSPAAGTSFNPEGGRPAGTTYAKNVVLKHSGSANGTQLVTFDQLVLNNSNQQVYPIYRSTDNGTSWSHITDVVPNNNFPLLNRTAQPFLFEVPQQTGNLPAGTLLLAGMIMPQDRSSTQLVVYKSSDQGSTWSYLSTIDTGGPAVYDPSPTSTTTAVWEPSLAVDGQGGLVAYFSDERQKASGVLQAVAYHRSTDGGATWGPEANVSAPPNQSDRPGMITVTKLPDGRYLATFEVVNRPSQTQNTAPVYYKTSSDGLNWSPTTSIGTQIALANGRGVGSSPNVKWVPTGGPKGMVVVAAKWALNATGATDGGQDFYVNYNLGDGPWERLPMAVTYDSTDSEGGTFSGFAQSIDYSVDGRTLYQATNVENLTTTYNDIRVGSIPLDAQQYEAEKAARTSDTTIVNHPAASNGGKVGNINNPTSAVTFTARVPNAGDYTLNVRYDNGTGATSTHNVSVNGGSPSVITYAPTVNWGRYQWAQLPVSLNAGVNTVAFNKGTSYAELDVLHVYQPSTALDTQFRVVNQNSSKYLEITGALTTDGETAGQWGDTGNACQIWNLHAVPQGIQLFNDNSGKLLEIPNAQTADGIHADQWGPTGNLTQVWSPTTSNGTWTFTNANSGKFLEIASASTADGAAAQQWGPTGNPTQQWRLVREGIQ
- a CDS encoding family 1 glycosylhydrolase, coding for MTAAPRWFEDGRLHFALGIEDTFVPQSRDGERAIDEYELTEHYEQYADDFALAAGSGAELLRWGVPWYRIAPERGRWDWSWTDRAVNALLDAGLTPIIDLLHYGTPLWLEGEFANRDYPHHAAEFAERFAARYGDRVTDYTPVNEPVIHALFSGEYGYWPPYLHGPAGFATIAANLARGFVRTQQAIAASIGARAAFVHVDAAMGFVGDETAPEHLEEASRLRHQVHLVEDLVTGRVDDRHPLRRHLTAAVDDDELSWFHENAVQPDVMGVNYYPRHSTELFEPGVRHAGGFTDPRPAVDRGTEGLRDAVDLYAGRYGAPVMITETCVTGSVTERIRWLDESVALAERIRAEGTRLVGYTWWPLFDMYEWTWRHSGRPRADHLLTMGLYDLAESPEGLLRLPNPVAARYRHHASLHRTTNH
- a CDS encoding carboxymuconolactone decarboxylase family protein, giving the protein MSTKEQNTGWSGGKNAFGDFAPGMVHYTDKVLFDEVWERTDLNKRDRSLITVAALTALGKMDHLKFHLGFARQNGVTADELKEALLHLAFYSGWPSGMGAMSVLEGIIEEEN
- a CDS encoding carbohydrate ABC transporter permease, with the protein product MTSPTRVRTPYRAPAPLGGRPSNRRALPARALLFMLPALVVLLAFVFWPMASALRLSFTNASGFGIEEWVGFDNYAKIFTDHRILATLGNTALYTSMFTPTALIVALALALLLNNRLLVARGFFRTALFLPFIISLAVAAFAWTYLLDPQVGLLTYWLRTVGVQIGNVLQDPILAMPTVVAVAIWKNFGFYMVVFIAGLQEIPESLYEAAKIDGAGPWRRFTNVTLPQLGNTLAFVVVFAMIAALQAFDQIYVMTGGGPYRSTQSVVMELYQDGFKKLDLGLASALSYVLLAATLLLSLIQFRFFGRREKDTL
- a CDS encoding helix-turn-helix transcriptional regulator, which codes for MDTRDEAREFLMSRRANLSPEQAGLAVSGHRRVAGLRRGEVAMLADVSPEYYAKIERGNLLGVSDSVLESVARALQLDDAEREHLFDLARAANRGAQPLRRRKPKTWVARDSLTRALDVIVNGPAFVRNGRMDILATNALGRAFYDEVFDGPGQGNLARYCFLDERAKSFYPDWEGAAVVTVAILRTEAGHDPRDKQLHDLVGELSTCSDAFRARWGAHNVRRHGSGTKDFHHHEVGDLTLTYEGLELTAEPGLSFLIYTAESGSPSEQRLQLLASLAATVTASLSRHVLDDITTTTKD
- a CDS encoding carbohydrate ABC transporter permease, coding for MTVTMTTDPAGRRRPGRTARRWLLAAAVLALTAMVLLPVAIIVFTAFKPTAEINAFPPTLVPASWTLENFTRIFTDLPFARLFLNSFLFAGGVTLFALTFDSLAAYALARLDFRGNRLLLIAIVASLMIPFQATLIPVYQLVAQLGWVNTFAGLIIPRAADAFGIFFLRQFFVSLPRDLDNAARIDGAGEFRVFRSIILPNAVPALLTLAIFTFVNNWNDLLWPLVFTTTPDMGTITSGLTLLTGPSGIIPYGTMMAGCLIAVLPLAVMFLIMQRRFIESVATTGLK